A stretch of the Aegilops tauschii subsp. strangulata cultivar AL8/78 chromosome 4, Aet v6.0, whole genome shotgun sequence genome encodes the following:
- the LOC109761683 gene encoding uncharacterized protein has translation MWNNGAMSGQVYPPPPPAMVPQPQPHGQVAANNWAGNDANTLLVVATLITTLTYQLGCSVPGGYWQDTLAADGKQKPHEAGDPIMRDKHPQRYWVFMAASWMGFLASMMMTLSLLVRLPVDSRQVRWSFAVAYSSLVLTFIVSQAKTHISIDIVIWLVTVVFLWLMISVRPDHRERILRFFCCNREK, from the exons ATGTGGAACAACGGGGCGATGAGCGGCCAAGTttacccgccgccgccgccggcgatggtgccgcagccgcagccgcacGGGCAGGTGGCGGCTAACAACTGGGCGGGTAACGACGCCAACACGCTGCTGGTGGTGGCGACGCTGATCACCACGCTCACGTACCAGCTCGGGTGCAGCGTCCCCGGCGGGTACTGGCAGGACAcgctggcggcggacggcaagcAGAAGCCGCACGAGGCCGGAGACCCCATCATGCGCGACAAGCACCCGCAAAG GTACTGGGTGTTCATGGCGGCGAGCTGGATGGGGTTCCTGGCGTCCATGATGATGACGCTGAGCCTACTGGTGCGCCTGCCGGTGGACTCGCGGCAGGTCCGGTGGTCCTTCGCCGTCGCCTACTCCAGCCTGGTGCTCACCTTCATCGTGTCGCAGGCCAAGACGCACATCTCAATCGACATCGTCATCTGGTTGGTCACCGTCGTCTTCCTGTGGCTCATGATCAGCGTCCGCCCTGACCACCGGGAGCGTATCCTCCGTTTCTTCTGCTGCAACCGCGAGAAGTGA